One Osmerus eperlanus chromosome 16, fOsmEpe2.1, whole genome shotgun sequence DNA segment encodes these proteins:
- the LOC134036602 gene encoding calmodulin-regulated spectrin-associated protein 2-like produces the protein MNVLSLKALYKLNVLLLLHTYLSTCVCVCVCVRVCVRVRVCVTGGSRPDSAEGFLSSCPSGSREEKDWEAESTTSSTPSNNTEYTGPKLYKEPSAKSNKHIIQNALAHCCLAGKVNEGQKNKILDEMEKSEANNFLILFRDAGCQFRSVYAYFPETDHMTKLAGIGPRSITTKMVDGLYKYNSDRKQFSAIPAKTMSASVDAITMATHLWQTKKQSVPRSLQTK, from the exons ATGAACGTGTTGTCTTT AAAAGCGCTATACAAGttgaatgtattattattattacacacatacttatctacctgtgtgtgtgtgtgtgtgtgtgtgcgtgtgtgtgtgcgtgtgcgtgtgtgtgtgactggtggtTCCAGGCCTGACTCTGCGGAGggcttcctgtcctcctgtccatcTGGGAGTCGTGAGGAGAAGGACTGGGAGGCTgagtccaccacctcctccaccccctccaacaACACGGAGTACACAG ggcCTAAACTTTACAAGGAGCCCAGTGCCAAGTCCAACAAACACATCATCCAGAACGCCCTggctcactgctgcctggcggGCAAGGTCAACGAGGGTCAGAAGAACAAGATCCTAGAT GAAATGGAGAAATCGGAGGCCAACAACTTCCTGATCCTGTTCCGTGACGCCGGTTGCCAGTTCCGCTCCGTGTACGCCTACTTCCCAGAGACGGATCACATGACCAAGCTGGCCGGCATCGGGCCACGCAGCATCACCACCAAGATGGTGGACGGCCTCTACAAGTACaactcagacaggaagcagttCAGCGCCATCCCGGCCAAGACCATGTCGGCCAGCGTGGACGCCATCACCATGGCGACCCACCTGTGGCAGACCAAGAAACAGAGCGTCCCCAGGAGCCTGCAGACCAAGTAG
- the LOC134037064 gene encoding C-C motif chemokine 20-like has product MSLLRASLLATFVLLTVCLLTAHTAAAAPQGCCTNYTPGKIPYAAIKGFSIQKKEENCPIDAIIFHTKRGRKACTNPAEPWVMHHVSRLGSAAKNVHSQTNSKP; this is encoded by the exons ATGTCTCTGCTGCGAGCTTCTCTGCTGGCTACCTTTGTTCTCCTGACTGTATGTCTCCTCAcagcacacactgctgcag CTGCTCCTCAAGGTTGCTGCACCAACTACACGCCGGGGAAAATCCCGTACGCTGCCATCAAAGGCTTCTCCATCCAGAAGAAAGAAGAGAACTGCCCCATCGACGCCATCAT TTTTCACACCAAGCGTGGTAGGAAGGCATGCACCAACCCTGCCGAGCCCTGGGTCATGCACCACGTCAGCCGGCTGGG GTCTGCAGCAAAGAACGTCCACAGCCAAACGAACTCCAAGCCTTAG
- the capn10 gene encoding calpain-10: MSEEEGGDDEDVRSGLFQDPDFPADDSSLFSDRSTPIASLRGHITWLRPQEICPAPRLLAMPPSRGQARQGLLGDCWLLCACTTLLENRHLLDKVLPPHQPQWGHSRYRGSFLLRLWKNGLWTEVTVDDRLPCVGGKLCFSRCQAPDAFWVSLLEKAHAKLHGSYERLWAGQVSEALVDLTGGLAERWNLEHAGKEEDQDGGHGSDRVRGSTRKLDLDFLQAVREGCSVSCSTHSAPTGGSVLEQHHALNVMEWLDVRTASGGEVVRLLRIRNPWGRRCGGGAWIEGGEGWQTLEPASSLELLSRAEEGEVWLDHTEFLAQFDDVTVGYPINEDGHLQSIYTGELLTHSHQLSGRWVKGHSAGGCRNNSSYGSNPKFWLRVCERGEVLVSLLQHWRPGRTAQYPCSPAEGAAHARHHQAIAIHMWKVQKKRVNVARTLNKAPCASTRCHAYEREVIMHTRLEPGFHMVIPSCFHQGAEASFTLRVFSSGPTSLSALKAPGPSLPLVTGEWETVYFRGAWVTGSSAGGGRNFLSHWRNPRFPVVVGDHVAGTPGVNVQVTLRQNHPDTDLQPIGFHLYTAPEKEGESEPSLPRDKEPVASCVPHCYTQDVSLACYLPPGAYVIVPSTYQPDCPGHFTLTVARRILRRVVLSQERLGRTIEEVSHISLMSS; this comes from the exons ATgagtgaagaggaggggggcgatGATGAGGATGTAAGATCCGGGCTGTTCCAAGATCCGGACTTCCCCGCGGATGACTCCTCGCTGTTCTCCGACCGCTCCACTCCCATCGCCAGCCTCCGTGGTCACATCACCTGGTTGCGGCCGCAG GAGATCTGCCCGGCCCCCAGGCTCCTCGCGATGCCTCCCAGCAGGGGCCAGGCCAGGCAGGGCCTGCTGGGAGACTGCTGGTTACTGTGTGCTTGCACCACCCTGCTGGAGAACAGACACCTGCTCGACAAG GTTCTgcccccacaccagccccagTGGGGCCACAGCCGGTATCGGGGCTCCTTCCTGCTCCGCCTCTGGAAGAACGGCCTGTGGACCGAGGTCACCGTGGATGACCGGCTGCCCTGCGTTGGCGGAAAACTGTGCTTTTCCCGCTGCCAGGCCCCCGATGCATTCTGGGTATCCCTGCTGGAGAAGGCCCATGCCAA ACTCCACGGGTCGTATGAGCGTCTGTGGGCGGGGCAGGTGTCCGAGGCGCTGGTGGACCTGACCGGAGGGCTGGCCGAGCGCTGGAACCTGGAGCATGCTgggaaggaggaggaccaggacgGGGGGCATGGCAGCGACCGGGTCCGTGGGTCGACCAGGAAGCTGGATCTGGACTTTTTGCAGGCGGTCAGAGAGGGCTGCTCTGTCAGCTGCTCCACACACAGCGCCCccacag GTggcagtgtgctggagcagcACCACGCCCTCAACGTGATGGAGTGGCTGGACGTGAGGACGGCGTCGGGCGGGG AGGTGGTCCGACTGCTTCGCATCCGAAACCCCTGGGGGCGACGCTGCGGGGGGGGAGCCTGGATAGAGGG TGGTGAGGGCTGGCAGACCCTGGAGCCGGCCAGCTCTCTGGAGCTTCTGTCCCGCGCTGAGGAGGGCGAAGTCTGGCTGGACCACACCGAGTTCCTGGCGCagtttgatgatgtcacagtgggGTATCCCATCAACGAGGACGGGCATCTACAGAGCATCTATACTG GAGAGCTGCTGACTCACAGCCATCAGCTGTCCGGCCgctgggtcaaaggtcactcGGCCGGCGGTTGCCGTAACAACAGCAGCTACGGCAGCAACCCCAAGTTCTGGCTGAGGGTGTGCGAGCGTGGAGAGGTTCTGGTGTCCTTGCTACAGCactggaggccagggaggacGGCACAGTACCCATGctcaccagcagagggcgccgccCATGCACGGCACCACCAGGCCATAGCAATCCACATGTGGAAG GTGCAGAAGAAGCGTGTCAACGTGGCGCGGACGCTGAACAAGGCCCCGTGCGCGTCGACGCGCTGCCACGCGTACGAGCGAGAGGTGATCATGCACACGCGCCTGGAGCCTGGCTTCCACATGGTCATACCCAGCTGCTTCCATCAGGGGGCTGAGGCCAGCTTCACCCTCAGGGTGTTCTCCTCCGGTCCCACCTCACTCAG TGCCCTGAAGGCACCTGGGCCCTCGTTGCCGCTGGTAACGGGAGAGTGGGAGACGGTCTACTTCCGGGGCGCGTGGGTCACGGGGTCATCAGCCGGAGGGGGCAGGAACTTCCTGTCTCACTGGCGGAACCCTCGCTTCCCTGTCGTCGTGGGCGACCACGTGGCCGGCACACCTGGGGTTAATGTTCAGGTAACCCTGCGTCAAAACCACCCGGATACTGACCTCCAGCCAATCGGCTTTCACCTGTATACG GctccagagaaggagggggagtctGAGCCGAGCTTACCCAGGGACAAGGAGCCTGTGGCCAGCTGTGTGCCTCACTGCTACACCCAGGATGTGTCGCTGGCCTGCTACCTACCTCCAGGGGCCTATGTTATAGTTCCCTCCACCTACCAGCCCGACTGCCCAGGCCACTTCACCCTCACTGTGGCTCGCAGGATCCTCAG gaGAGTGGTGCTgagccaggagaggctgggcagAACCATAGAGGAG GTGTCCCACATCTCTCTGATGTCTAGTTAG
- the LOC134036321 gene encoding gastrula zinc finger protein xFG20-1-like isoform X2: MHRRQEISDPDVETSVSHFLKLIETLLEQPAQREHYFRNMFPEEFGPKYDFALQTLVWEFLSRLDTLLPTPTLKQVSSFLSSAPSVLEELQQSGCYLKPLSTLLLNHNMTGGHSYTNGNVSEDNYILCTLSESCLETLDNLGVRGDSEVQSEAVEGCLGVQSPALSCIQSAIPLWSESSHTEAQRIRADQAMGVQTGPSSPEEEPEDNFEREDEEDTAVEMQTAKDEETDLACNTLLSDRNLETREETIRTKGVVMDESSTVISCLLHQPQVVLYRMEVTDELLSGLESTLTAQQLDRRKKKRVGEEGHPQRMRAKVVSRKSDFCRMSPTSQFENPGEAAATERGEGLSPLRTDQDSPSVDALHAGKRVKTCSRCGKSFSNAKDFTRHMIVHAKQIPHRCIGCGEEFDDSESLEEHQEDCHVSSHNEDSDWEQDDKSVSSLSSAEMEPEPGTLPQQKTSTSRPSPGQDNKRPCPICNKKLHRNSMSQHIRNHGGPLARRVPHRCHGCGWRCYVKSNFEKHTEMCLKRIYLCCDCGKRFDPTPPSSECPGGPAGPDTREASCMNGTGVQQVTSTTNSTSAASTTLHSQGQPFRVVPKRSHRTCLLCNETFKDTHTMAEHLKLQHNLNPHSCPCGQTFTSSGEMEEHSLNCMSRTRCPSCRKGYVQSTQLSETQSMETILVGQQTDLQSTSVEDLMESQLRGSSGEASQDRHGPDTRVGVKSPSRQQDSGEEVHQNLQLGQEDQAHSSQASAPSQSVTDSPQPHGSTVSPQNQTPVRAPPSGVIMDNRTCPVCFKRFFNKSSRDQHIRRHEKGPFSCSICSHSFGSKVDLARHQAKVARVGCGPTRRNRTMVDREPAGEIASFKCSHCNAVFMTGKKLQVHMLYHTGDGFPCKYCGKVFSNNNSLRKHIKMHVDRSHLCETCGKGFTTAATLKSHMFVHDDARPHVCTECGKSYKQKAFLESHIRFVHQAERPYPCTLCQVRLSNLASLHRHLKTHSKETFSCADCGKSSKRKEFLTKHVCVVDPRF, from the exons Atgcacaggagacaggag ATCTCTGATCCAGACGTGGAAACATCAGTGTCACACTTTCTGAAGCTGATTGAAACCCTGCTGGAACAGCCAGCGCAGAGGGAACACTACTTCCGG AACATGTTTCCAGAGGAGTTTGGCCCCAAGTATGACTTTGCTCTTCAGACTCTGGTGTGGGAGTTTCTCTCCAGGTTGGACACTCTTCTTCCTACTCCAACCCTTAAACag GTGTCATCGTTTCTCAGCTCCGCCCCCTCTGTCCTGGAGGAGTTGCAGCAGTCTGGGTGTTACCTGAAGCCCTTGAGCACCCTTCTTCTGAACCATAACATGACAGGTGGACATTCCTACACCAACG GTAATGTCTCTGAAGACAACTATATCCTCTGTACGCTCTCTGAGTCCTGCCTAGAGACGCTTGACAACTTGGGTGTCCGTGGCGACTCAGAGGTCCAATCAGAGGCTGTGGAGGGATGTCTCGGTGTTCAAAGTCCAGCCTTGTCTTGCATCCAGTCAGCTATACCTTTGTGGTCAGAATCCAGTCACACAGAAGCTCAGAGGATACGTGCTGATCAAGCAATGGGCGTCCAAACTGGACCTTCTAGTCCAGAAGAGGAACCAGAGGACAACtttgagagggaggatgaggaggacacaGCAGTCGAAATGCAGACTGCAAAGGATGAAGAAACAGATTTGGCTTGTAACACACTTCTTAGTGACAGAAACCTGGAAACTAGAGAAGAAACTATCAGAACCAAAGGAGTGGTGATGGACGAGTCTTCAACAGTTATTTCCTGTCTGCTCCATCAACCACAGGTTGTTCTATACAGAATGGAAGTCACTGATGAGCTGTTGTCTGGGCTGGAGTCCACCTTAACAGCACAACAACTGgacaggaggaagaagaagagggtgggggaggagggacatcCACAGCGGATGAGAGCAAAGGTTGTTTCTCGCAAGAGTGACTTCTGTAGGATGTCACCTACGTCTCAGTTTGAGAATCCCGGCGAAGCTGCGGCCACAGAGCGAGGAGAAGGACTGTCCCCTCTCCGCACAGATCAGGATTCTCCCTCCGTTGATGCGTTACATGCTGGGAAGCGTGTGAAAACGTGCTCCCGGTGTGGGAAGAGTTTTTCCAATGCAAAGGACTTTACCAGACACATGATCGTTCATGCTAAGCAGATTCCCCACCGCTGCATAGGGTGTGGGGAAGAATTTGATGACTCTGAGAGTTTGGAGGAACACCAGGAGGACTGTCACGTGTCCAGCCACAACGAAGACTCAGATTGGGAGCAGGATGACAAGTCTGTGTCGTCTTTATCGTCCGCTGAGATGGAGCCAGAACCAGGGACTCTACCTCAGCAGAAAACCTCCACTAGCCGTCCCTCTCCAGGGCAGGATAACAAACGACCCTGCCCCATTTGCAACAAGAAGCTTCACCGCAACTCAATGAGTCAACACATACGCAACCATGGTGGGCCATTGGCAAGACGGGTTCCACATCGTTGCCATGGCTGCGGCTGGAGATGTtacgttaaatccaattttgAAAAACACACTGAAATGTGTCTGAAGAGGATCTATTTGTGCTGTGATTGTGGGAAGAGATTTGATCCTACTCCTCCAAGCTCAGAGTGTCCTGGGGGACCAGCTGGTCCGGACACCAGAGAGGCATCCTGTATGAACGGGACCGGGGTACAGCAGGTCACCAGCACCACAAACTCAACATCAGCTGCCTCCACCACTCTCCACAGTCAGGGACAACCCTTCAGAGTAGTACCTAAAAGATCCCACCGAACCTGCCTTTTGTGTAACGAGACCTTCAAAGACACCCACACCATGGCAGAGCACCTGAAACTGCAGCATAACCTAAACCCTCACTCGTGTCCTTGTGGGCAAACATTTACCTCTTCTGGTGAAATGGAGGAACACAGTCTCAACTGTATGTCTCGGACAAGGTGCCCTTCGTGCAGAAAAGGCTATGTTCAATCTACCCAGCTTTCAGAGACCCAGAGTATGGAGACGATCCTCGTTGGTCAGCAGACCGACCTTCAGTCAACTTCAGTAGAAGACCTCATGGAGAGCCAGTTGCGTGGCAGCAGTGGTGAGGCCTCTCAGGACAGGCATGGACCAGACACACGTGTGGGGGTGAAGTCTCCCAGCCGGCAGCAAGACTCTGGGGAAGAGGTCCACCAGAACCTGCAGCTGGGCCAGGAGGACCAAGCGCACAGCAGCCAGGCCTCGGCCCCGAGCCAGAGTGTCACAGATTCTCCTCAGCCTCACGGAAGCACCGTCTCCCCCCAGAACCAAACCCCCGTCCGGGCTCCACCCTCCGGTGTGATCATGGACAACCGGACGTGTCCTGTGTGCTTCAAGAGGTTTTTCAATAAATCGAGCCGGGATCAGCACATAAGGAGACATGAAAAGGGACCTTTCAGCTGCAGCATCTGTTCCCACAGCTTTGGGAGCAAGGTGGATCTTGCCAGACATCAGGCCAAAGTAGCCAGAGTAGGCTGTGGGCCCACGCGCCGTAATCGTACCATGGTGGACAGAGAGCCGGCAGGAGAAATCGCGAGCTTCAAGTGTTCCCATTGTAATGCCGTGTTCATGACGGGAAAGAAGCTTCAAGTCCACATGTTGTATCACACAGGAGACGGCTTCCCCTGTAAGTACTGTGGCAAGGTGTTCAGTAACAACAACAGCTTGAGGAAACACATCAAAATGCATGTTGACAGGTCACACCTGTGTGAGACGTGTGGTAAAGGTTTCACAACAGCAGCCACTTTGAAAAGTCACATGTTCGTCCACGATGATGCTAGGCCCCACGTCTGCACAGAGTGTGGCAAAAGTTACAAACAGAAGGCATTCCTGGAAAGTCACATTCGTTTTGTGCATCAAGCTGAGCGGCCATATCCTTGCACCCTCTGCCAGGTGCGCTTGTCCAACCTGGCATCGCTACATAGACACTTAAAAACTCACAGCAAGGAGACCTTCAGTTGTGCGGATTGTGGGAAGAGTTCAAAACGAAAGGAGTTCTTGACAAAACACGTTTGTGTAGTCGACCCCCGCTTTTGA
- the LOC134036321 gene encoding gastrula zinc finger protein xFG20-1-like isoform X1, producing the protein MSIRANMDITKINFSTIPVSSVRVLVPPVRLVSAALWQVVERGNVQDYGVLDTFVTEVLAVIPDLMSYRDTVQLLMGLRARLVLELCLSDLVDSETIQQQLDRIRTCSAMHRRQEISDPDVETSVSHFLKLIETLLEQPAQREHYFRNMFPEEFGPKYDFALQTLVWEFLSRLDTLLPTPTLKQVSSFLSSAPSVLEELQQSGCYLKPLSTLLLNHNMTGGHSYTNGNVSEDNYILCTLSESCLETLDNLGVRGDSEVQSEAVEGCLGVQSPALSCIQSAIPLWSESSHTEAQRIRADQAMGVQTGPSSPEEEPEDNFEREDEEDTAVEMQTAKDEETDLACNTLLSDRNLETREETIRTKGVVMDESSTVISCLLHQPQVVLYRMEVTDELLSGLESTLTAQQLDRRKKKRVGEEGHPQRMRAKVVSRKSDFCRMSPTSQFENPGEAAATERGEGLSPLRTDQDSPSVDALHAGKRVKTCSRCGKSFSNAKDFTRHMIVHAKQIPHRCIGCGEEFDDSESLEEHQEDCHVSSHNEDSDWEQDDKSVSSLSSAEMEPEPGTLPQQKTSTSRPSPGQDNKRPCPICNKKLHRNSMSQHIRNHGGPLARRVPHRCHGCGWRCYVKSNFEKHTEMCLKRIYLCCDCGKRFDPTPPSSECPGGPAGPDTREASCMNGTGVQQVTSTTNSTSAASTTLHSQGQPFRVVPKRSHRTCLLCNETFKDTHTMAEHLKLQHNLNPHSCPCGQTFTSSGEMEEHSLNCMSRTRCPSCRKGYVQSTQLSETQSMETILVGQQTDLQSTSVEDLMESQLRGSSGEASQDRHGPDTRVGVKSPSRQQDSGEEVHQNLQLGQEDQAHSSQASAPSQSVTDSPQPHGSTVSPQNQTPVRAPPSGVIMDNRTCPVCFKRFFNKSSRDQHIRRHEKGPFSCSICSHSFGSKVDLARHQAKVARVGCGPTRRNRTMVDREPAGEIASFKCSHCNAVFMTGKKLQVHMLYHTGDGFPCKYCGKVFSNNNSLRKHIKMHVDRSHLCETCGKGFTTAATLKSHMFVHDDARPHVCTECGKSYKQKAFLESHIRFVHQAERPYPCTLCQVRLSNLASLHRHLKTHSKETFSCADCGKSSKRKEFLTKHVCVVDPRF; encoded by the exons ATGAGCATACGAGCAAACATGGATATTACAAAGATCAATTTTTCCACTATTCCAGTGTCGTCCGTCCGTGTTTTGGTTCCGCCTGTTAGGTTGGTATCTGCAGCTCTATGGCAAGTCGTTGAGAGGGGTAATGTCCAAGACTACGGAGTGCTGGACACGTTTGTTACCGAGGTGTTAGCGGTCATCCCGGATCTGATGAGCTACCGAGATACGGTACAACTCCTCATGGGGCTGCGAGCGCGG CTGGTTCTGGAGCTGTGCCTTTCTGACCTGGTCGACTCGGAGACCATCCAGCAACAACTAGACAGAATAAGGACCTGCAGCGCTAtgcacaggagacaggag ATCTCTGATCCAGACGTGGAAACATCAGTGTCACACTTTCTGAAGCTGATTGAAACCCTGCTGGAACAGCCAGCGCAGAGGGAACACTACTTCCGG AACATGTTTCCAGAGGAGTTTGGCCCCAAGTATGACTTTGCTCTTCAGACTCTGGTGTGGGAGTTTCTCTCCAGGTTGGACACTCTTCTTCCTACTCCAACCCTTAAACag GTGTCATCGTTTCTCAGCTCCGCCCCCTCTGTCCTGGAGGAGTTGCAGCAGTCTGGGTGTTACCTGAAGCCCTTGAGCACCCTTCTTCTGAACCATAACATGACAGGTGGACATTCCTACACCAACG GTAATGTCTCTGAAGACAACTATATCCTCTGTACGCTCTCTGAGTCCTGCCTAGAGACGCTTGACAACTTGGGTGTCCGTGGCGACTCAGAGGTCCAATCAGAGGCTGTGGAGGGATGTCTCGGTGTTCAAAGTCCAGCCTTGTCTTGCATCCAGTCAGCTATACCTTTGTGGTCAGAATCCAGTCACACAGAAGCTCAGAGGATACGTGCTGATCAAGCAATGGGCGTCCAAACTGGACCTTCTAGTCCAGAAGAGGAACCAGAGGACAACtttgagagggaggatgaggaggacacaGCAGTCGAAATGCAGACTGCAAAGGATGAAGAAACAGATTTGGCTTGTAACACACTTCTTAGTGACAGAAACCTGGAAACTAGAGAAGAAACTATCAGAACCAAAGGAGTGGTGATGGACGAGTCTTCAACAGTTATTTCCTGTCTGCTCCATCAACCACAGGTTGTTCTATACAGAATGGAAGTCACTGATGAGCTGTTGTCTGGGCTGGAGTCCACCTTAACAGCACAACAACTGgacaggaggaagaagaagagggtgggggaggagggacatcCACAGCGGATGAGAGCAAAGGTTGTTTCTCGCAAGAGTGACTTCTGTAGGATGTCACCTACGTCTCAGTTTGAGAATCCCGGCGAAGCTGCGGCCACAGAGCGAGGAGAAGGACTGTCCCCTCTCCGCACAGATCAGGATTCTCCCTCCGTTGATGCGTTACATGCTGGGAAGCGTGTGAAAACGTGCTCCCGGTGTGGGAAGAGTTTTTCCAATGCAAAGGACTTTACCAGACACATGATCGTTCATGCTAAGCAGATTCCCCACCGCTGCATAGGGTGTGGGGAAGAATTTGATGACTCTGAGAGTTTGGAGGAACACCAGGAGGACTGTCACGTGTCCAGCCACAACGAAGACTCAGATTGGGAGCAGGATGACAAGTCTGTGTCGTCTTTATCGTCCGCTGAGATGGAGCCAGAACCAGGGACTCTACCTCAGCAGAAAACCTCCACTAGCCGTCCCTCTCCAGGGCAGGATAACAAACGACCCTGCCCCATTTGCAACAAGAAGCTTCACCGCAACTCAATGAGTCAACACATACGCAACCATGGTGGGCCATTGGCAAGACGGGTTCCACATCGTTGCCATGGCTGCGGCTGGAGATGTtacgttaaatccaattttgAAAAACACACTGAAATGTGTCTGAAGAGGATCTATTTGTGCTGTGATTGTGGGAAGAGATTTGATCCTACTCCTCCAAGCTCAGAGTGTCCTGGGGGACCAGCTGGTCCGGACACCAGAGAGGCATCCTGTATGAACGGGACCGGGGTACAGCAGGTCACCAGCACCACAAACTCAACATCAGCTGCCTCCACCACTCTCCACAGTCAGGGACAACCCTTCAGAGTAGTACCTAAAAGATCCCACCGAACCTGCCTTTTGTGTAACGAGACCTTCAAAGACACCCACACCATGGCAGAGCACCTGAAACTGCAGCATAACCTAAACCCTCACTCGTGTCCTTGTGGGCAAACATTTACCTCTTCTGGTGAAATGGAGGAACACAGTCTCAACTGTATGTCTCGGACAAGGTGCCCTTCGTGCAGAAAAGGCTATGTTCAATCTACCCAGCTTTCAGAGACCCAGAGTATGGAGACGATCCTCGTTGGTCAGCAGACCGACCTTCAGTCAACTTCAGTAGAAGACCTCATGGAGAGCCAGTTGCGTGGCAGCAGTGGTGAGGCCTCTCAGGACAGGCATGGACCAGACACACGTGTGGGGGTGAAGTCTCCCAGCCGGCAGCAAGACTCTGGGGAAGAGGTCCACCAGAACCTGCAGCTGGGCCAGGAGGACCAAGCGCACAGCAGCCAGGCCTCGGCCCCGAGCCAGAGTGTCACAGATTCTCCTCAGCCTCACGGAAGCACCGTCTCCCCCCAGAACCAAACCCCCGTCCGGGCTCCACCCTCCGGTGTGATCATGGACAACCGGACGTGTCCTGTGTGCTTCAAGAGGTTTTTCAATAAATCGAGCCGGGATCAGCACATAAGGAGACATGAAAAGGGACCTTTCAGCTGCAGCATCTGTTCCCACAGCTTTGGGAGCAAGGTGGATCTTGCCAGACATCAGGCCAAAGTAGCCAGAGTAGGCTGTGGGCCCACGCGCCGTAATCGTACCATGGTGGACAGAGAGCCGGCAGGAGAAATCGCGAGCTTCAAGTGTTCCCATTGTAATGCCGTGTTCATGACGGGAAAGAAGCTTCAAGTCCACATGTTGTATCACACAGGAGACGGCTTCCCCTGTAAGTACTGTGGCAAGGTGTTCAGTAACAACAACAGCTTGAGGAAACACATCAAAATGCATGTTGACAGGTCACACCTGTGTGAGACGTGTGGTAAAGGTTTCACAACAGCAGCCACTTTGAAAAGTCACATGTTCGTCCACGATGATGCTAGGCCCCACGTCTGCACAGAGTGTGGCAAAAGTTACAAACAGAAGGCATTCCTGGAAAGTCACATTCGTTTTGTGCATCAAGCTGAGCGGCCATATCCTTGCACCCTCTGCCAGGTGCGCTTGTCCAACCTGGCATCGCTACATAGACACTTAAAAACTCACAGCAAGGAGACCTTCAGTTGTGCGGATTGTGGGAAGAGTTCAAAACGAAAGGAGTTCTTGACAAAACACGTTTGTGTAGTCGACCCCCGCTTTTGA